The following are encoded in a window of Haloarcula laminariae genomic DNA:
- the dnaG gene encoding DNA primase DnaG, giving the protein MDETAKYLIHAEITAAGVVERSDVVGAVFGQTEGLLGDELDLRDLQDSKKVGRIDVEIHSEGGTSHGEMTVGSGLDKVETAILAAALETIEQVGPCSAEIAVTDIEDIRSAKRRAVVERATELLADFDADAVRTEDIVETVRQRARVDDITTYEGLPAGPRVADSDAIVVVEGRADVLQLLKHGVKNAVAVEGTDVPEAVAALTRDRTVTAFLDGDRGGDLILEELSQVGDVDYVAVAPRGRSVEDLPREAVMSALRDKIPYETVAEAGSPEAALDADGGESIALRPGAGESDATAAVAGVENEATAEAAGSRPDTASPEEPENESAVTDAAGDGPTALSDHIDAVIGAGSGTVRLLDAELNVLSDGDAADAVSLIEDCDPAPRTAVLDDTCSQKVLDVAAQRGVEVVVATGDGEYVKQPTSVQVRTA; this is encoded by the coding sequence ATGGACGAGACAGCAAAGTATCTGATACACGCAGAGATAACCGCCGCCGGGGTCGTAGAGCGCAGCGACGTCGTGGGGGCGGTGTTCGGTCAGACGGAGGGGCTGCTCGGCGACGAGCTCGACCTCCGGGACCTGCAGGACTCGAAGAAGGTCGGCCGAATCGACGTCGAGATTCACTCCGAAGGGGGGACCTCCCACGGGGAGATGACGGTCGGGAGCGGACTGGACAAGGTCGAGACGGCCATCCTGGCGGCGGCACTGGAGACTATCGAACAGGTCGGCCCCTGCAGCGCCGAAATCGCCGTCACCGACATCGAGGACATCCGAAGCGCCAAGCGCCGCGCCGTCGTCGAGCGGGCGACGGAGCTGCTCGCCGACTTCGACGCCGACGCGGTCCGGACCGAGGACATCGTCGAGACGGTCCGACAGCGCGCTCGCGTCGACGATATCACGACCTACGAGGGGCTGCCGGCCGGACCGCGGGTGGCCGATTCGGACGCCATCGTCGTCGTCGAGGGCCGCGCGGACGTGCTCCAGCTCCTGAAACACGGCGTCAAGAACGCCGTCGCTGTCGAGGGGACCGACGTGCCCGAGGCCGTCGCGGCGCTGACCCGGGACCGGACCGTCACCGCCTTCCTCGACGGCGACCGCGGCGGCGACCTCATCCTCGAGGAGCTCTCCCAGGTCGGCGACGTGGACTACGTCGCGGTCGCGCCGCGCGGCCGCTCGGTCGAGGACCTCCCGCGGGAAGCCGTGATGTCGGCGCTCCGGGACAAAATCCCCTACGAGACGGTCGCCGAGGCCGGGAGCCCCGAGGCCGCGCTCGACGCCGACGGCGGTGAGTCGATAGCCCTCCGGCCCGGCGCCGGCGAGAGCGACGCCACCGCCGCCGTCGCCGGCGTCGAAAACGAGGCGACGGCGGAGGCGGCCGGGAGCCGCCCGGATACAGCGTCGCCGGAGGAACCCGAGAACGAGTCGGCGGTGACCGACGCGGCCGGGGACGGCCCGACCGCCCTCTCCGACCACATCGACGCCGTCATCGGCGCCGGTAGCGGTACCGTTCGCCTCCTCGACGCCGAGTTGAATGTCCTCTCGGATGGCGACGCCGCCGATGCGGTCTCGCTCATCGAGGACTGTGACCCCGCGCCCCGAACGGCCGTCCTCGACGACACCTGCTCGCAGAAGGTCCTGGACGTCGCCGCCCAGCGCGGCGTCGAGGTAGTCGTCGCGACCGGCGACGGCGAGTACGTCAAACAGCCCACGAGCGTGCAGGTCCGGACGGCCTAG
- a CDS encoding GNAT family N-acetyltransferase, whose product MIRPARPADESRLRAIQSAALSDPWPELLNVAIDGPPHVFVCDEGEGPIGYALTVPDRPVAYVAELAVAPGMQGQGYGSELLDALLGELRERGFETVRLTARTDDARVRSFYDGFGFRAADELPDHYDDGGDGVLLVRDL is encoded by the coding sequence ATGATTCGCCCCGCCCGTCCGGCCGACGAGTCGCGTCTGCGGGCCATCCAGTCCGCGGCGCTCTCCGACCCCTGGCCGGAGCTACTGAACGTCGCCATCGACGGCCCGCCCCACGTGTTCGTCTGCGACGAGGGCGAGGGCCCCATCGGGTACGCGCTGACGGTCCCCGACCGACCGGTCGCTTACGTCGCCGAACTCGCCGTTGCGCCGGGGATGCAGGGGCAGGGGTACGGGAGCGAACTGCTCGACGCGCTGCTCGGAGAGCTCCGTGAGAGGGGCTTCGAGACTGTGCGGCTCACCGCCCGCACGGACGACGCACGCGTCCGGTCGTTCTACGACGGCTTCGGATTCAGGGCCGCGGACGAGCTTCCCGACCACTACGACGACGGTGGCGACGGCGTGTTGCTGGTCCGTGACCTCTAG
- a CDS encoding DUF92 domain-containing protein has protein sequence MTSTVRRAGAFAAVGTLAFAVPVAAGLASPAAATVAATAPFLAVAFFAMFAIGPDTPVFDVFARPGDYEDGRLYGLAAFALAAASLAFLAIRFDLPVWVFVGTVVIVAYGNFGQRVADRLHSDEVVATAGFVVTGFACGTVAAVVAARMGAGSVAPATALFLAGTGALVAALFRSVLFERDDPLVLLSVGLLLWLFFVLAADRGVGTTRVLVALAISAVLGYVAYALDTASLPGMLTGVLLSLLTIVLGGYGWFAMLITFFGLGGLSTKYQYEAKQDRGIAEENEGARGSGNVLANSIVALVAVLLWAASPSHIGVDPTLFLYAFAGAVAAAMTDTFSSEFGGLYDNPRLITTFERVEPGTDGGVTWQGIVAGLVGAAIIAGIAAATLEAVGPTGAALIVGCGFVGMTVDSVLGATVEGTVVGNQGVNALATLAAALTGVGAALAASLV, from the coding sequence GTGACATCGACAGTCCGACGGGCGGGCGCGTTCGCCGCGGTCGGCACGCTGGCCTTCGCCGTCCCGGTCGCCGCCGGCCTCGCCTCGCCCGCCGCTGCGACTGTCGCCGCGACCGCGCCCTTCCTCGCGGTCGCCTTCTTCGCAATGTTCGCCATCGGCCCCGACACGCCGGTGTTCGACGTTTTCGCGCGGCCGGGCGACTACGAGGACGGCCGCCTCTACGGGCTCGCCGCCTTCGCGCTGGCCGCGGCCAGCCTGGCGTTCCTGGCGATACGGTTCGACCTGCCCGTCTGGGTGTTCGTCGGCACCGTCGTCATCGTCGCCTACGGTAACTTCGGCCAGCGCGTCGCCGACCGGCTTCACAGCGACGAGGTGGTGGCGACCGCCGGCTTCGTCGTCACCGGCTTCGCCTGTGGCACCGTCGCCGCCGTTGTCGCCGCCCGCATGGGCGCCGGGAGCGTCGCCCCCGCGACCGCCCTCTTCCTGGCGGGCACCGGGGCGCTCGTCGCCGCGCTGTTTCGCTCCGTCCTCTTCGAGCGCGACGACCCGCTCGTCCTGCTGTCGGTGGGTCTCCTGCTGTGGCTGTTCTTCGTGCTCGCGGCCGACCGCGGCGTGGGGACGACTCGCGTCCTCGTCGCGCTGGCTATCTCGGCGGTACTCGGGTACGTCGCCTACGCGCTCGATACGGCCTCGCTCCCGGGGATGCTGACCGGCGTCTTGCTGTCCCTGCTCACCATCGTCCTCGGAGGGTATGGCTGGTTCGCCATGCTCATCACCTTCTTCGGGCTCGGCGGGCTCTCGACGAAGTACCAGTACGAGGCCAAACAGGACCGCGGCATCGCCGAGGAGAACGAGGGCGCCCGGGGAAGCGGGAACGTGCTCGCGAACTCCATCGTCGCCCTCGTCGCGGTCCTCCTGTGGGCCGCCAGCCCCTCCCACATCGGCGTCGACCCAACGCTCTTTCTGTACGCCTTCGCGGGCGCCGTCGCCGCGGCCATGACCGACACTTTCTCCAGCGAGTTCGGCGGCCTCTACGACAACCCGCGGCTCATCACCACGTTCGAGCGCGTCGAACCGGGAACCGACGGCGGCGTCACCTGGCAGGGCATCGTCGCCGGGCTCGTCGGCGCCGCCATCATCGCCGGCATCGCCGCCGCCACCCTGGAGGCCGTGGGACCGACCGGCGCGGCGCTCATCGTCGGCTGTGGCTTCGTCGGCATGACCGTCGACAGCGTGCTGGGCGCGACGGTCGAGGGGACCGTCGTCGGCAACCAGGGAGTCAACGCGTTGGCGACGCTGGCGGCGGCCCTGACCGGCGTCGGCGCCGCGCTCGCGGCCAGCCTGGTATGA
- a CDS encoding undecaprenyl diphosphate synthase family protein produces the protein MGLYDRYLALRIRRSDAALPETVALVITERDLLTDGAYTTLERFFEWAVQYGAETIVVYVSVLDEEVVPTLRRELSALRAPAAVAVRGPGDQRAADAPIQISIGLGGQSEFATAVRKLAERVDSGELAPASIDEAAVEEHLVFPTAPDLVIKTGAERLSDFMIWQSVYSELYFTDVNWQNVRKRDYLRALRDYQERQRRFGR, from the coding sequence GTGGGACTGTACGACCGGTATCTCGCCCTCCGAATCCGGCGGAGCGACGCCGCCCTCCCCGAGACGGTCGCGCTGGTCATCACCGAGCGGGACCTGTTGACAGACGGCGCCTACACCACTCTGGAGCGGTTCTTCGAGTGGGCGGTCCAGTACGGCGCCGAGACCATCGTCGTTTACGTCTCCGTCCTGGACGAGGAGGTGGTGCCGACGCTCCGGCGGGAGCTGTCGGCCCTCCGCGCGCCGGCGGCCGTTGCCGTCCGCGGACCGGGCGACCAGCGAGCGGCCGACGCCCCCATTCAGATTTCCATCGGGCTGGGCGGTCAGTCGGAGTTCGCGACGGCGGTCCGCAAACTCGCCGAGCGCGTCGATTCGGGCGAGCTCGCCCCCGCGAGCATCGACGAGGCGGCCGTCGAGGAGCATCTCGTCTTCCCGACCGCGCCGGACCTGGTCATCAAGACCGGCGCCGAGCGCCTCTCTGACTTCATGATATGGCAGTCGGTGTACTCGGAGCTGTACTTCACCGACGTGAACTGGCAGAACGTGCGCAAGCGCGACTACCTCCGGGCGTTACGGGACTACCAGGAACGGCAGCGTCGGTTCGGACGCTGA
- the uppS gene encoding polyprenyl diphosphate synthase, giving the protein MRERIVQLGYGAYERVLQRELSGTPSHVAVIQDGNRRYARKQGVETTQGHSEGAETTEALLHWCDDLGIDEVTLYTFSTENFDRPPEQREYIFDLVEEKLRSFADADRVHEAEVCIRAIGEIDMLPERVRDAIDYAEARTGSYDRLNLNIALAYGGRAELLGAARDVTERVDAGELAPADIDADTIERCLYEGPTRDVDLIVRTGGDERTSNFLPWHANGNEAATFFCAPYWPEFRKIDFLRAIRTYQNREASWRTTRARRAMSLVQAVEDADLPQARRALGRFRDALPSKEREELNGELETAD; this is encoded by the coding sequence ATGCGAGAGCGGATCGTGCAGTTGGGTTACGGGGCATACGAGCGGGTACTACAGCGGGAACTGTCGGGAACGCCCAGCCACGTCGCGGTCATTCAGGACGGGAACCGACGCTACGCCCGCAAACAGGGCGTCGAGACGACACAGGGCCACAGCGAGGGCGCCGAGACCACCGAGGCGCTGTTACACTGGTGTGACGACCTCGGCATCGACGAGGTGACGCTGTACACCTTCTCGACCGAGAACTTCGACCGGCCCCCGGAGCAACGCGAGTACATCTTCGACCTGGTCGAGGAGAAGCTCCGCAGCTTCGCCGACGCCGACCGCGTCCACGAGGCCGAGGTCTGCATCCGCGCCATCGGCGAGATAGACATGCTCCCCGAGCGGGTCCGGGACGCCATCGACTACGCCGAGGCCCGGACCGGGAGCTACGACCGCCTCAACCTCAACATCGCGCTGGCCTACGGCGGCCGCGCGGAACTGCTCGGTGCGGCCCGCGACGTCACCGAGCGCGTCGACGCGGGCGAGCTCGCCCCCGCCGACATCGACGCCGACACCATCGAACGCTGCCTCTACGAGGGGCCCACCCGCGACGTGGACCTCATCGTCCGGACCGGCGGGGACGAGCGCACCTCGAACTTCCTCCCGTGGCACGCCAACGGCAACGAGGCCGCGACGTTCTTCTGTGCCCCCTACTGGCCGGAGTTCCGGAAAATCGACTTCCTGCGGGCCATCCGTACCTACCAGAACCGCGAGGCCTCCTGGCGGACTACCCGCGCCCGACGCGCGATGTCGCTCGTCCAGGCCGTCGAGGACGCCGACCTCCCACAGGCCCGGCGGGCGCTGGGTCGGTTCCGCGACGCCCTGCCGAGCAAGGAGCGCGAGGAGCTAAACGGCGAGTTGGAGACGGCGGATTGA
- a CDS encoding cold-shock protein has translation MATGTVDFFNDTGGYGFIDTEDADEDVFFHMEDVGGPDLEEGQEVEFDIVQADKGPRAENVTRL, from the coding sequence ATGGCGACCGGTACGGTAGACTTCTTCAACGATACGGGCGGGTACGGCTTCATCGATACCGAGGACGCGGACGAGGACGTCTTCTTCCACATGGAGGACGTGGGAGGTCCGGACCTGGAGGAAGGTCAGGAGGTCGAGTTCGACATCGTCCAGGCCGACAAGGGTCCGCGGGCGGAGAACGTGACACGGCTGTAA
- a CDS encoding DUF5778 family protein, with the protein MSDGEALDDDLYRRTKQLLEPGEIQLNGAVVHTEYDGSDEIEMMQATIDVGERIAEGYGMDPTDTFVYSGSDDPEFASNQHQGLTLDGEEFVWECQQLLRDGAFDLVFYYEASADHEAILDAIEDEGFAVTGVRGE; encoded by the coding sequence ATGAGCGACGGCGAGGCACTCGACGACGACCTCTACCGACGGACAAAGCAGCTGCTAGAGCCCGGCGAGATACAGCTCAACGGCGCCGTGGTCCACACGGAGTACGACGGCAGCGACGAGATAGAGATGATGCAGGCGACCATCGACGTCGGCGAGCGAATCGCCGAGGGGTACGGGATGGACCCGACCGACACGTTCGTCTACTCGGGTAGCGACGACCCGGAGTTCGCCTCGAACCAGCACCAGGGGCTCACGCTCGACGGCGAGGAGTTCGTCTGGGAGTGCCAGCAACTGCTGCGTGACGGCGCCTTCGACCTCGTCTTCTACTACGAAGCGAGCGCCGACCACGAGGCGATTCTCGACGCTATCGAGGACGAGGGCTTCGCCGTCACCGGCGTCCGCGGGGAGTAA